In Topomyia yanbarensis strain Yona2022 chromosome 2, ASM3024719v1, whole genome shotgun sequence, one DNA window encodes the following:
- the LOC131683422 gene encoding forkhead box protein L2-like isoform X2 — MLATTAANSDMAPPDGPMQYDTKWHTMNLLNLPKIKQENFNHLALPAYEQVKSPGTPQLPTVIERVHEEPESADAIITTTIKTDDITGNGLVGDDRSTTTSSSSPTGTNRNSHTKPPYSYVALIAMAIQHSQMKRATLSEIYGYITSRFPYFEKNKKGWQNSIRHNLSLNECFVKIPREGGGERKGNYWTLDPQYEDMFENGNYKRRRRMKRPYRTGHYSKMFGDSYMANAGSFSHRPVFTQSPYQTYPRYDAGTTWMPAPQLGSYTSCSTRSNYSYSAPLQQPVQPVTINTYGSLSNNLVSGSTPPPCPRRFEPYYSHWDTAILPMVKDENPNQMSVTSTQQNYQKNYLPQP, encoded by the exons AATTTATTAAACCTGCCAAAAATCAAGCAGGAAAACTTCAATCACCTAG CACTTCCCGCGTACGAGCAGGTCAAATCCCCTGGAACACCTCAGCTGCCCACCGTCATCGAGCGGGTTCACGAAGAGCCGGAAAGTGCAGACGCAATCATCACCACGACGATAAAGACGGATGATATTACCGGCAACGGTCTGGTCGGTGACGACAGGAGTACAACAACGAG TTCTTCGAGTCCAACGGGCACAAATCGAAACTCACACACAAAACCACCGTACAGCTACGTGGCATTGATCGCCATGGCCATTCAG CATTCCCAAATGAAACGAGCAACGCTGAGTGAAATCTACGGCTACATTACGTCCCGCTTCCCGTACTTCGAGAAGAACAAAAAGGGTTGGCAGAACTCGATCCGCCACAATCTCAGCCTGAACGAGTGCTTCGTAAAGATTCCCCGGGAAGGTGGAGGCGAACGGAAGGGCAACTACTGGACACTGGATCCCCAGTACGAGGACATGTTCGAAAATGGAAACTACAAACGGAGGAGGCGAATGAAGCGACCATATCGCACCGGTCATTATTCCAAGATGTTCGGGGATTCGTACATGGCGAACGCGGGTAGTTTTAGCCATCGGCCGGTGTTCACGCAAAGTCCCTACCAGACGTACCCTCGGTACGATGCGGG GACAACCTGGATGCCAGCACCTCAGCTCGGATCGTACACTTCGTGTTCTACGAGGTCCAACTACTCATACTCAGCACCG CTACAGCAACCGGTGCAACCTGTGACTATCAACACCTACGGATCGTTGTCCAACAACTTAG tttcGGGCAGTACGCCTCCTCCATGCCCTCGGCGGTTTGAGCCCTACTATTCACATTGGGATACTGCAA TACTGCCAATGGTGAAGGATGAGAATCCCAACCAGATGAGCGTGACGTCAACCCAGCAGAACTACCAGAAAAACTATCTGCCGCAGCCCTAA
- the LOC131683422 gene encoding forkhead box protein L2-like isoform X1: MLATTAANSDMAPPDGPMQYDTKWHTMNLLNLPKIKQENFNHLVALPAYEQVKSPGTPQLPTVIERVHEEPESADAIITTTIKTDDITGNGLVGDDRSTTTSSSSPTGTNRNSHTKPPYSYVALIAMAIQHSQMKRATLSEIYGYITSRFPYFEKNKKGWQNSIRHNLSLNECFVKIPREGGGERKGNYWTLDPQYEDMFENGNYKRRRRMKRPYRTGHYSKMFGDSYMANAGSFSHRPVFTQSPYQTYPRYDAGTTWMPAPQLGSYTSCSTRSNYSYSAPLQQPVQPVTINTYGSLSNNLVSGSTPPPCPRRFEPYYSHWDTAILPMVKDENPNQMSVTSTQQNYQKNYLPQP; encoded by the exons AATTTATTAAACCTGCCAAAAATCAAGCAGGAAAACTTCAATCACCTAG TAGCACTTCCCGCGTACGAGCAGGTCAAATCCCCTGGAACACCTCAGCTGCCCACCGTCATCGAGCGGGTTCACGAAGAGCCGGAAAGTGCAGACGCAATCATCACCACGACGATAAAGACGGATGATATTACCGGCAACGGTCTGGTCGGTGACGACAGGAGTACAACAACGAG TTCTTCGAGTCCAACGGGCACAAATCGAAACTCACACACAAAACCACCGTACAGCTACGTGGCATTGATCGCCATGGCCATTCAG CATTCCCAAATGAAACGAGCAACGCTGAGTGAAATCTACGGCTACATTACGTCCCGCTTCCCGTACTTCGAGAAGAACAAAAAGGGTTGGCAGAACTCGATCCGCCACAATCTCAGCCTGAACGAGTGCTTCGTAAAGATTCCCCGGGAAGGTGGAGGCGAACGGAAGGGCAACTACTGGACACTGGATCCCCAGTACGAGGACATGTTCGAAAATGGAAACTACAAACGGAGGAGGCGAATGAAGCGACCATATCGCACCGGTCATTATTCCAAGATGTTCGGGGATTCGTACATGGCGAACGCGGGTAGTTTTAGCCATCGGCCGGTGTTCACGCAAAGTCCCTACCAGACGTACCCTCGGTACGATGCGGG GACAACCTGGATGCCAGCACCTCAGCTCGGATCGTACACTTCGTGTTCTACGAGGTCCAACTACTCATACTCAGCACCG CTACAGCAACCGGTGCAACCTGTGACTATCAACACCTACGGATCGTTGTCCAACAACTTAG tttcGGGCAGTACGCCTCCTCCATGCCCTCGGCGGTTTGAGCCCTACTATTCACATTGGGATACTGCAA TACTGCCAATGGTGAAGGATGAGAATCCCAACCAGATGAGCGTGACGTCAACCCAGCAGAACTACCAGAAAAACTATCTGCCGCAGCCCTAA